A window of the Streptomyces sp. JB150 genome harbors these coding sequences:
- a CDS encoding glyoxalase, giving the protein MNSLDSVILEVADTESATRFYSSAFGLDPSLVRLRASQAPTSGFRGFTLSLVVSQPGNVDALVAAARDAGATVLKPAAKSLWGYGGAVQAPDGTIWQIATSAKKDSGPVTRDVDEVVLLLGVEDVKACKRFYVGQGMTAAKSFGGKYVEFASGPGGRVKLSLYKRRALAKVAGVPAEGTGSHRIVLTGGTAPFSDPDGFVWESSAPVTSAA; this is encoded by the coding sequence ATGAACTCCCTCGACTCCGTCATCCTCGAGGTGGCCGACACCGAGTCCGCCACGCGTTTCTACTCGTCCGCCTTCGGACTGGACCCGTCACTGGTGCGCCTGCGCGCATCACAGGCCCCCACGAGCGGGTTCCGGGGATTCACCCTGTCGCTCGTGGTCTCCCAGCCGGGGAACGTCGACGCGCTCGTCGCCGCCGCGCGGGACGCGGGCGCGACCGTACTGAAGCCCGCCGCGAAGTCCCTGTGGGGTTACGGCGGTGCCGTCCAGGCCCCCGACGGCACGATCTGGCAGATCGCGACCTCGGCGAAGAAGGACAGCGGCCCCGTCACCCGGGACGTCGACGAGGTGGTGCTGCTGCTCGGCGTCGAGGACGTGAAGGCCTGCAAGCGGTTCTACGTAGGGCAGGGCATGACCGCGGCGAAGAGCTTCGGCGGCAAGTACGTCGAGTTCGCCTCCGGACCCGGCGGCCGCGTGAAGCTGTCCCTGTACAAGCGCCGGGCCCTGGCCAAGGTGGCGGGTGTCCCCGCCGAGGGCACCGGATCGCACCGCATCGTGCTCACCGGTGGCACCGCGCCGTTCAGCGACCCGGACGGGTTCGTGTGGGAGTCCAGCGCGCCGGTGACCTCGGCCGCCTGA
- a CDS encoding NAD-dependent protein deacetylase, with product MRMRPTLNWTPTEDLPPGTTDPGPVADALRTGGVLVLSGAGISTESGIPDYRGEGGSLSRHTPMTYQDFTGSARARRRYWARSHLGWRTFGRALPNAGHRAVAAFGRHGLLSGVITQNVDGLHQAAGSADVVELHGSLARVVCLSCGAVSPRRELARRLEEANAGFEPVAAGINPDGDADLTDEQVADFCVVPCALCGGVLKPDVVFFGETVPPQRVEHCRRLVREATSLLVLGSSLTVMSGLRFVRQAAEEGKPVLIVNRDPTRGDRHALVRVALPLGRALTTVADRLGVPVDAGPGAAGG from the coding sequence ATGCGCATGCGCCCCACACTGAACTGGACGCCCACCGAGGACCTTCCGCCGGGCACCACGGATCCCGGGCCGGTCGCCGACGCGCTGCGCACCGGCGGGGTGCTGGTGCTCAGCGGGGCGGGGATCTCCACGGAGTCGGGCATCCCCGACTACCGGGGGGAGGGCGGGAGCCTGAGCCGGCACACGCCGATGACGTACCAGGACTTCACCGGCAGCGCCCGGGCGAGGCGGCGTTACTGGGCGCGCAGCCACCTCGGCTGGCGTACCTTCGGCAGGGCCCTGCCCAACGCCGGGCACCGGGCGGTCGCGGCGTTCGGGCGGCACGGGCTGCTCTCGGGGGTGATCACCCAGAACGTCGACGGCCTGCACCAGGCGGCCGGCAGCGCGGACGTCGTGGAACTGCACGGAAGCCTGGCCCGCGTCGTCTGTCTGTCCTGCGGTGCCGTCAGCCCGCGCCGGGAACTCGCGCGGCGGCTGGAGGAGGCCAATGCGGGGTTCGAGCCGGTGGCCGCCGGGATCAATCCGGACGGTGACGCGGACCTCACGGACGAACAGGTCGCGGACTTTTGCGTCGTGCCCTGCGCGCTGTGCGGCGGCGTCCTCAAGCCGGACGTGGTGTTCTTCGGCGAGACCGTGCCACCGCAGCGGGTGGAGCACTGCCGCCGACTGGTCCGTGAGGCCACCTCGCTCCTCGTCCTCGGCTCCTCGCTGACGGTGATGTCCGGGCTGCGGTTCGTCCGCCAGGCGGCCGAGGAGGGCAAGCCGGTACTGATCGTCAACCGGGACCCGACACGAGGTGACCGGCACGCCCTCGTCCGCGTCGCCCTTCCCCTGGGACGGGCCCTCACCACCGTGGCCGACCGGCTGGGTGTCCCCGTCGACGCGGGACCGGGCGCGGCCGGCGGCTGA
- a CDS encoding methyltransferase domain-containing protein, with protein sequence MTDLSDLIRPDRYPRSSGYDPAWLLDLDMGPNPLWLLEDLARDLDLRPGMRILDLGSGKGATSVFLAREYGAEVVAADLWVAPEEAAAVFAQAGVGDRVRAVRAEAHALPFEEESFDAIVSVDAFEYFGTADGYLPYLVRFLRPGGQLGMATPAMTREVRDLGAIPPHIKKAVGWEVIAWHTAQWWRFHWAITELVEVTSARLQPDAWRDWLLWARAGAAHHPDGLSRNQPVIDMLTADGGAFLSFALVTARKK encoded by the coding sequence GTGACCGACCTGAGCGACCTCATCCGCCCGGACCGCTATCCGCGCTCCTCCGGCTACGACCCCGCCTGGCTGCTCGACCTCGACATGGGACCGAACCCGTTGTGGCTGCTGGAGGACCTCGCACGGGACCTCGATCTGCGCCCGGGCATGCGCATCCTCGACCTCGGCTCCGGCAAGGGCGCCACCTCGGTGTTCCTGGCCCGCGAATACGGCGCCGAGGTCGTCGCGGCCGACCTGTGGGTGGCTCCGGAGGAGGCGGCGGCCGTCTTCGCACAGGCGGGTGTCGGCGACCGGGTGCGGGCCGTCCGCGCCGAGGCGCACGCCCTGCCGTTCGAGGAGGAGAGCTTCGACGCGATCGTCAGTGTGGACGCGTTCGAGTACTTCGGCACGGCGGACGGTTACCTGCCCTACCTGGTCCGTTTCCTGCGCCCCGGCGGACAGCTGGGCATGGCGACGCCGGCCATGACACGCGAGGTCCGTGACCTCGGAGCCATCCCGCCGCACATCAAGAAGGCCGTGGGCTGGGAGGTGATCGCCTGGCACACGGCGCAGTGGTGGCGCTTCCACTGGGCGATCACCGAGCTGGTCGAGGTGACCTCCGCGCGGTTGCAGCCGGACGCCTGGCGGGACTGGCTGCTGTGGGCGCGGGCGGGAGCCGCGCACCATCCGGACGGCCTGAGCAGGAACCAGCCCGTCATCGACATGCTCACCGCGGACGGCGGAGCGTTCCTCTCCTTCGCCCTCGTCACCGCACGGAAGAAGTGA
- a CDS encoding ABC transporter substrate-binding protein: MSTPSSRRAAERTGGSSVRIGALVPLTRPGWVEAGRHLLAGMESAVRDVNDGGGIAGRPLELVVRDSAADPQRAAAAVEELAGLGVAALAGEYHSVVARTAAARADDLGLPYLCSSAVLDALTDEPTEWVARLCPPQSRGWRIYADFLLGAGHRHVAVAAQPSVYWAAGTRILRDHLAPRGGTVTELDMTALIPATVCDALAGGRATVLLLLVGHPDPAVPIVRSVRRDRRLSEVLIGAPAGQPEFGEWAAALGGDGAAVPFLRYLPGHLTPLGARVGTVLRERLGRRPSFVAHEGYDTIAVLGEVLRSHGVERAGVAAAWPRVTVDGTRGRIRFSRMPGIGVWQWASAPVQVVDRDPADPGRFRVLHAG; the protein is encoded by the coding sequence ATGAGTACGCCGTCATCGCGCCGTGCGGCGGAGCGGACCGGTGGGTCCTCCGTGCGGATCGGCGCGCTGGTGCCGCTGACGCGGCCCGGCTGGGTCGAGGCCGGTCGGCACCTGCTCGCGGGGATGGAGTCGGCCGTCCGTGACGTCAATGACGGCGGGGGGATCGCCGGGAGGCCGCTGGAGCTGGTGGTGCGCGACAGCGCGGCCGATCCGCAAAGGGCCGCTGCGGCCGTGGAGGAACTGGCCGGTCTGGGCGTGGCCGCCCTGGCGGGTGAGTACCACAGTGTCGTCGCTCGCACCGCCGCCGCCCGAGCTGACGACCTCGGCCTGCCGTACCTGTGCTCCTCGGCGGTGCTCGACGCGCTCACCGACGAGCCCACGGAGTGGGTCGCACGCCTGTGCCCGCCACAGTCCCGTGGCTGGCGGATCTACGCGGACTTCCTCCTCGGCGCGGGGCACCGGCACGTTGCCGTAGCGGCGCAGCCGAGTGTCTACTGGGCCGCCGGGACCCGCATTCTGCGCGACCACCTCGCTCCGCGCGGCGGCACCGTCACCGAGCTCGACATGACTGCGCTCATCCCGGCGACCGTGTGCGACGCGCTCGCGGGCGGTCGCGCGACGGTGCTCCTGCTGCTGGTCGGCCATCCGGATCCCGCGGTGCCGATCGTGCGGTCGGTCCGCCGGGACCGGCGCCTGTCCGAGGTCCTGATCGGTGCTCCGGCCGGGCAGCCGGAGTTCGGTGAATGGGCGGCGGCGCTGGGCGGTGACGGCGCGGCGGTCCCGTTCCTGCGGTATCTGCCCGGGCATCTCACGCCCCTCGGTGCACGGGTGGGCACCGTCCTGCGCGAACGGCTGGGCCGCCGGCCCTCGTTCGTCGCCCACGAGGGCTACGACACGATCGCCGTCCTCGGCGAGGTGCTGCGGTCCCACGGCGTGGAGCGGGCGGGCGTGGCCGCAGCCTGGCCGCGTGTCACGGTCGACGGCACCCGGGGCAGGATCCGGTTCTCCCGGATGCCGGGCATCGGCGTGTGGCAGTGGGCTTCGGCGCCGGTGCAGGTCGTCGACCGGGATCCGGCGGATCCCGGTCGCTTCCGGGTCCTTCACGCCGGCTGA
- a CDS encoding LacI family DNA-binding transcriptional regulator, which translates to MTGNRRPTIKTVAARAGVGRTTVSRVINGSELVSADARARVLAAIKELDYVPNSVARGLVTNRTNAVALVIPESESRLGSEPFFAALIRGVSGALSETRTQLQLMLVRDQAERDQLTASVATRRVDGVLLVSVHADDQLPGMLEKMGLPTVLAGRRDERERLSHVTSDNAGGAAAAVRHLLERGRRRIATITGPLDMDVGRSRLAGWRDAHRDAGAPADETLVEVGDFTEEGGRRAMRSLLERAPDLDAVFAASDLMAVSALAELRRRGRRVPDDVAVVGFEDSVLARHTHPPLTTVRQPVEELGRAMARLLLDQITEDTPSPQKLVLPTELVVRESS; encoded by the coding sequence ATGACAGGGAACCGCCGCCCCACGATCAAGACAGTCGCCGCGCGCGCCGGAGTGGGCCGGACGACGGTCTCCCGCGTGATCAACGGCTCCGAACTCGTCAGCGCCGACGCGCGCGCCAGGGTCCTGGCGGCGATCAAGGAGCTGGACTACGTGCCCAACTCCGTGGCCCGGGGTCTGGTCACCAACCGCACCAACGCGGTGGCCCTGGTGATCCCGGAGTCCGAGAGCCGGCTCGGCTCGGAGCCCTTCTTCGCCGCCCTGATCCGCGGCGTGAGCGGGGCGCTGTCCGAGACCCGGACGCAGCTCCAGCTGATGCTCGTCCGCGACCAGGCCGAGCGGGACCAGCTGACCGCGTCGGTGGCGACCCGCCGGGTCGACGGGGTGCTGCTGGTCTCGGTCCACGCCGACGACCAACTGCCGGGCATGCTGGAGAAGATGGGCCTGCCCACGGTCCTCGCCGGCCGCCGCGACGAGCGGGAGCGGCTGAGCCACGTCACCTCCGACAACGCGGGGGGTGCGGCCGCCGCCGTCCGGCACCTGCTGGAGCGGGGCAGGCGCCGGATCGCGACGATCACCGGGCCGCTGGACATGGACGTCGGCCGCAGCCGCCTCGCGGGCTGGCGGGACGCCCACCGGGACGCCGGGGCGCCGGCCGACGAAACCCTGGTGGAGGTGGGAGACTTCACGGAGGAGGGCGGACGCCGGGCGATGCGTTCGCTTCTTGAACGCGCACCGGATCTCGACGCCGTCTTCGCCGCGTCCGACCTGATGGCGGTCAGCGCGCTGGCCGAACTGCGGCGGCGGGGACGGCGGGTGCCGGACGATGTCGCCGTCGTCGGCTTCGAGGACTCCGTCCTCGCCCGCCACACCCATCCCCCGCTGACCACCGTGCGCCAGCCCGTCGAGGAACTGGGCCGCGCGATGGCCCGGCTGCTGCTGGACCAGATCACCGAGGACACACCGTCCCCGCAGAAACTGGTGCTTCCTACGGAGCTGGTGGTGCGGGAGTCGTCCTAG
- a CDS encoding extracellular solute-binding protein — MATVHRSTRARTVTALAAAGALTLLAGCSGSDDSVTGGGKKDGKVVITMGMYGVMGFEETGLLEQYEKENPDVDIKAEIAGDEQTYYTALQTRLAAGKGLKDIQGIEIGRAKEIVDTQAGRFADFSDVAGTDHFLPWKQSQITTEDGKVLGLGTDIGPMAVCYRKDYFEQAGLPTDRDEVAKLWEGDWKKYVEVGRTFEKDFKGGDVAYMDAASGLFNAMVYGYPEQYYNADGELIYDKNPAVKEAWNLAADAAEAGLTAKLRQFQPGWDPGLANGTFATAVCPAWMLGHIGEKAGEANKGKWDVAKAPKGANWGGSFLGVVEQSPVKEEAKKLVAWLTAPEQQAHIFREQGSVPSSQKALESPEVKKVTSEYFDNAPIGEIFGAAAQEIPDKQVLGRKDGTIKDIFSQGLTLIEQQGTARDEAWQTTAERIEKAVG, encoded by the coding sequence ATGGCAACTGTTCACAGGTCAACGCGTGCCAGAACGGTCACGGCCCTCGCGGCCGCCGGCGCGCTCACGCTCCTCGCCGGCTGCAGCGGCAGCGACGACTCGGTGACCGGCGGCGGCAAGAAGGACGGCAAGGTCGTCATCACCATGGGCATGTACGGGGTGATGGGCTTCGAGGAGACCGGCCTCCTGGAGCAGTACGAGAAGGAGAACCCGGACGTCGACATCAAGGCCGAGATAGCCGGCGACGAGCAGACCTACTACACGGCGCTCCAGACCAGGCTCGCCGCCGGCAAGGGCCTGAAGGACATCCAGGGCATCGAGATCGGCCGCGCCAAGGAGATCGTCGACACCCAGGCCGGCAGGTTCGCGGACTTCTCCGACGTCGCGGGCACCGACCACTTCCTGCCGTGGAAGCAGTCCCAGATCACCACCGAGGACGGCAAGGTGCTGGGCCTCGGCACGGACATCGGCCCGATGGCCGTCTGCTACCGCAAGGACTACTTCGAGCAGGCCGGCCTGCCCACCGACCGCGACGAGGTCGCCAAGCTGTGGGAGGGCGACTGGAAGAAGTACGTCGAGGTCGGCCGCACCTTCGAGAAGGACTTCAAGGGCGGCGACGTGGCGTACATGGACGCGGCCAGCGGCCTGTTCAACGCCATGGTCTACGGCTATCCGGAGCAGTACTACAACGCCGACGGCGAGCTGATCTACGACAAGAACCCGGCCGTCAAGGAGGCCTGGAACCTCGCCGCCGACGCCGCCGAGGCGGGGCTGACCGCCAAGCTGCGCCAGTTCCAGCCCGGTTGGGACCCCGGTCTGGCCAACGGCACCTTCGCCACCGCCGTCTGTCCCGCCTGGATGCTCGGCCACATCGGGGAGAAGGCCGGCGAGGCCAACAAGGGCAAGTGGGACGTCGCCAAGGCCCCCAAGGGCGCCAACTGGGGCGGCTCCTTCCTCGGCGTCGTGGAACAGAGCCCGGTGAAGGAGGAGGCCAAGAAGCTCGTCGCCTGGCTGACCGCGCCGGAACAGCAGGCCCACATCTTCCGCGAGCAGGGCAGCGTCCCCTCCTCGCAGAAGGCGCTGGAGAGCCCCGAGGTCAAGAAGGTCACCTCGGAGTACTTCGACAACGCGCCGATCGGCGAGATCTTCGGAGCCGCCGCCCAGGAGATCCCGGACAAGCAGGTCCTCGGCCGCAAGGACGGCACGATCAAGGACATCTTCTCGCAGGGCCTGACCCTGATCGAGCAGCAGGGCACGGCGCGCGACGAGGCGTGGCAGACCACGGCGGAGCGCATCGAGAAGGCGGTCGGCTGA
- a CDS encoding sugar ABC transporter permease, producing the protein MATSTTSARLGEGRGGPPAKRGGDGTGRRRGALLHRLDVKGAPYAFVAPFFVVFAAFSFYPLVYTSWISLHRVELATLDVMEWVAFDNYVELWNDSRFWNALGNTITIGVISTVPQLLMALGLAHLLNYRMRGSLFFRVASLVPYATSVGAAALVFTMLFERDFGMINWALGAVGLDPVDWEADKWPAQIAISTIVIWRWTGYNALLYLAAMQAIPADRYEAAAIDGASRWKQFTHVTVPGIRSTIVFTIVLSTIGATQLFGEPLIFGQGPNGVAGGADNQYQTLGLLLYEEGWKNYQMGRSATVAWAMFLLLVLVFVVQRLIRRLRVTRTS; encoded by the coding sequence GTGGCCACCTCCACCACCAGCGCCCGGCTCGGCGAGGGCCGCGGCGGGCCGCCCGCGAAGCGGGGCGGCGACGGCACCGGCCGGCGCCGCGGCGCGCTGCTGCACCGCCTCGACGTCAAGGGCGCCCCGTACGCGTTCGTCGCGCCGTTCTTCGTCGTGTTCGCCGCGTTCAGCTTCTACCCCCTCGTCTACACCTCCTGGATCTCCCTGCACCGGGTGGAACTCGCCACCCTGGACGTCATGGAGTGGGTGGCGTTCGACAACTACGTCGAGCTGTGGAACGACTCCCGCTTCTGGAACGCGCTGGGCAACACCATCACCATCGGCGTCATCTCCACGGTGCCGCAGCTGCTGATGGCGCTCGGCCTGGCCCACCTGCTCAACTACCGGATGCGCGGCTCGCTGTTCTTCCGCGTCGCCTCGCTCGTGCCGTACGCCACCTCGGTCGGCGCCGCAGCCCTCGTGTTCACCATGCTCTTCGAACGCGACTTCGGCATGATCAACTGGGCGCTCGGGGCGGTCGGTCTGGATCCGGTGGACTGGGAGGCCGACAAGTGGCCCGCCCAGATCGCCATCTCCACGATCGTCATCTGGCGCTGGACCGGCTACAACGCGCTGCTCTACCTGGCCGCCATGCAGGCGATCCCCGCCGACCGCTACGAGGCCGCGGCCATCGACGGCGCCTCCCGCTGGAAGCAGTTCACCCACGTCACCGTGCCGGGCATCCGCTCCACCATCGTCTTCACCATCGTGCTCTCCACGATCGGCGCCACCCAGCTCTTCGGCGAGCCGCTGATCTTCGGCCAGGGCCCCAACGGTGTGGCGGGCGGCGCGGACAACCAGTACCAGACGCTGGGCCTGCTGCTGTACGAGGAGGGCTGGAAGAACTACCAGATGGGCCGCTCGGCGACCGTCGCCTGGGCGATGTTCCTGCTGCTCGTCCTCGTCTTCGTGGTGCAGCGCCTGATCAGGCGCCTGCGCGTCACCCGTACGTCCTGA
- a CDS encoding carbohydrate ABC transporter permease, which translates to MSTESLPVRTDTPARTSERRTPARGGRRLLRQGAGRQHHAGPLTYVLLAVMAVLSIFPLYWTMVAASTDNTRVSQTPPPFLPGPNLFDNLARAWDEAAMGKAMINSTIVAGVIALSTVFFATLAGFAFAKLRFKGRNILLMLVIGTMMVPPQLGVVPLFMMMSELGWSQRLPAVIFPTLVSAVGVFFMRQYLAEALPDELVEAGRVDGAHSLRIFWSIVLPVARPAMAVLFMITFVHAWNDFFWPFVVLDMTNPTVPVALTQLSAGYIRDQSLIMAGALLGTLPLLVMFIVFGRQIVSGIMAGAVKG; encoded by the coding sequence ATGTCCACAGAAAGCCTCCCGGTCCGGACGGACACCCCGGCCCGGACCTCCGAGCGCCGGACGCCCGCCCGGGGCGGCCGCCGGCTGCTGCGCCAGGGCGCCGGCCGCCAGCACCACGCGGGCCCGCTCACCTACGTCCTGCTCGCCGTCATGGCCGTCCTGTCGATCTTCCCGCTGTACTGGACGATGGTGGCGGCCTCCACGGACAACACCCGGGTCAGCCAGACCCCGCCGCCGTTCCTGCCCGGCCCCAACCTCTTCGACAACCTCGCCCGCGCCTGGGACGAGGCGGCCATGGGCAAGGCGATGATCAACAGCACGATCGTGGCCGGGGTCATCGCCCTGTCCACGGTGTTCTTCGCGACCCTCGCCGGATTCGCCTTCGCCAAACTGCGGTTCAAGGGCCGCAACATCCTGCTGATGCTGGTGATCGGCACGATGATGGTGCCGCCGCAGCTCGGCGTCGTACCGCTGTTCATGATGATGTCGGAGCTGGGCTGGTCCCAGCGCCTGCCCGCCGTCATCTTCCCCACCCTGGTGAGCGCGGTCGGCGTCTTCTTCATGCGGCAGTACCTGGCGGAGGCGCTGCCCGACGAACTGGTCGAGGCCGGCCGCGTGGACGGCGCGCACTCGCTGCGGATCTTCTGGAGCATCGTGCTGCCCGTCGCCCGTCCCGCGATGGCCGTCCTGTTCATGATCACGTTCGTGCACGCCTGGAACGACTTCTTCTGGCCGTTCGTGGTGCTCGACATGACCAACCCGACGGTCCCGGTCGCCCTCACCCAGCTCAGCGCCGGCTACATCCGCGACCAGTCACTGATCATGGCGGGCGCGCTCCTCGGCACCCTGCCGCTGCTGGTGATGTTCATCGTCTTCGGCCGGCAGATCGTCAGCGGCATCATGGCGGGCGCCGTGAAGGGCTGA